Proteins encoded together in one Hymenobacter monticola window:
- a CDS encoding DUF3846 domain-containing protein: MAKIATTYQPQLLDPHSASPQPVSPANGRSFKLAELYQLLDCRLVDVIRLTPELILIIDDEGKFRNPAYLNLVATYLWYHHQPEARGQDTIVGRAILCHDKQFK; encoded by the coding sequence ATGGCAAAAATCGCTACCACCTACCAGCCCCAATTACTCGACCCGCACAGCGCCTCACCGCAGCCGGTCAGCCCCGCCAACGGCCGCAGCTTCAAGCTGGCCGAATTATACCAGCTGCTCGACTGCCGGCTAGTTGATGTCATCCGCCTCACGCCCGAGCTCATTCTCATCATCGACGACGAAGGCAAGTTCCGCAACCCGGCCTACCTCAACCTGGTGGCCACCTACCTCTGGTACCACCACCAGCCCGAAGCGCGGGGCCAGGATACCATCGTGGGCCGCGCCATCCTGTGCCACGATAAGCAATTCAAATAG